The Microbulbifer sp. TB1203 nucleotide sequence ATCGAAAATGATTTCAGGTTCATTGCCCTGGGCATCGGCAAAGGCTCGATCGCGGTGATAAATTATTGCCTTTACCGCGGCGCGGCCTCGCGCTGACGGGTCTGGATCGCGCCCACCGCGGGCAGGGCGTTGCCGTCCTCGTCGAACATCCCGCGACTCCCGATGCCGCGGCGGTTGCCGACGGCGGGTTCCCACCACATGACCCCCTTGCCGCGGCCGCCCGGGATGGCGCGGACGGCGGCGTCGACGTCGAGCCAGTACCGCATCTGGCCTTCGGGCGTTTGAGGGTATTCCATCGCGTCCGCGCGCGCGGCGTCCTCCCACTCGCCCGACTCGCGCCAGTGGTAGGCGGCCTCGACCAGGACGATGTCCTTGTCGTACGCCTCGACCATGAACGCGAAGTTGGCCCTGAGCTCGGCGAGGGTGCCGTGCCACCAGGGGTAGTAGCTCTGACCGATCACATCGTAGTCGATGCCGTAGCTGTGGAACTTGTCGAAGAACCACTTGGTGCGCTCCATGTCGCCGCCGCGGTCGATGTGGATCATGATCAGCGGCGGCTCGACGTCGTCCGTCGTCGCGGCCTCGACGCCCTCGATTGCGGCGCGGACCAGATCGGCGAAGCGGTCCCAGCCGCCCTCTTGGGAGAGCTGGCCGTCGGGCCACATCATGCCGTCGATCACCTCGTTGCCCGGCTGCACCATATCCGGCCAAGCGCCGGCCTCGCGGAAGGCTTGCATCGTTTCCCTCGTGTACGCGCGCACCGAATCGACCAGTTCCCCGTGCGACTGCCCTTCCCACGCGGCGGGGATGAACTGCTGCTGCGGGTCGGCCCAGGTGTCGGAGTAGTGGTAGTTGAGCAGGAACTTGTAGCCCAGTTGCTTGGCTGCCTTGGCCAGCGAGATGGTGTATTCCAGATCATTGGGCAGCCGGTCGGGTGAGTGAAACAGCCGGAGGCGGACCCAGTTGAATCCGTGGTCGCGGAAGATCTCGAGGCCCGGCTTGACGGCGCCGCCGTCTTTGAACCCGACCCCGCGGTCCTCGGCGGATTTGAGAAAGGACAGGTCGGCTCCGATCGCATATTCGCTATCTGCGGCCCACGCCGGATTTCCCGATAGCTCAAGGACAAACACGACCGCGACGGTAATGTATACCCACTTTGAGAATATTCGATTAATCATTTTTTTAATAAACGCCTCGTGTCGTAGGCGTCCTCCAAGGTGGCGAAGGATGGCGACTCGCCGGGCGGACTTTCGATGGACCAGTCGTGGGGTATCTGCACTTTGCGCCACGGATATGGTTCAGCCTCGGCCAGCTCGATATCACCGCGGTGAAACTGCCAGTTGAAGGCAAAGGTCTCGGTATCCAGCGCTTTTCCGCCCGCTGCGACGCAAGGGCCACTCAGGAGGAAGACAAGCAGCAGGTTCTCGGCGAGGTATTTTTTATGGCAGCGCTGTTAGCCCTTGTCATTTCACAGACGGTGCACAACTGAAAGATTGTCCTTTTGTACCACCAGCGGATGAACATAAGTACTGCTTACCTCTGCATACTGCTGTCCATACGCCACTGCCATTATTTGCTATGGAAACAATACTAATTTCATTGTCATGTGGCATACAACCTGTATGACCTGCACTAATCGTTTGAAGATGCTCTGTCATCATCTGCGAATTAACAATTTTTTCTTTAACTGCGCTGCACCCAAAAATTGTAAGAGACAGGACTGCCATTCCAAGGTGGCAACAGAAACGTAATTTCATGATTATTCCCCTTCCACGACTAACAATGTGAGATAAGCCTCTGCAGATATTCCCGGTGGGACAAAAGCTGGCCGACGGAGTGACTCAGGGAGTTGTCGATATCCTTGAGCAGCTTGTCGACTTTGTCGAAGTCCGACGCATCCACCACTGCGCTGTAATCGCGCGGATAGACGCCCATCCCCGTAAGCACGGCGTGCCAACTGTCGGAGGCAAACAGGTCCAGGTCATTGTGCACCAGCTGGCCACGGCTTTTGTAGAGGGACAGCTTGGTTTGCAGGGATTCCGGAATGGGCCTGTGGCGCCAGCCCTGCCAGAAGAGAGAATCGTCGCGTCGGCTGGTGCAGTAATGCATCACAATAAAATCGCGGATATTCTCGTATTCGATATCCATCAGGCGATTGTACTCGTCCTCCGTTGCCTGGCAATGATCGCGCCCCGGCAGCAGCTTCACCAGGTTCAGTGCCGCCCGCATAATCAGGTAGATACTGGTGGATTCCAGCGGCTCCAGGAATCCGGAGGAAAGACCGACGGCGACACAGTTCTTGTGCCACATCTTTTCCCGCCTGCCGGTGCGGAAGTGGAGCAAGCGCGGATCGCCCAGTGGTTTACCGGTTATTTTCTTTAGCAACAGTGCCGCCGCCTCGTCCTGCGAGCAGTATTCGTCGCAGAACACATAGCCGTTGCCGGTACGACTCTGCAAGGGTATACGCCAGCGCCAGCCGCACTTCTCGGCGATAGCCTCCGTATAGGGCGGTAAATCATCGCCATTTTCGGATTGGAGAACCGCCGCACCGTTTACCGGCAGGTAGTCCCGCCAGTCCCGGTAACCCACCTGTAGGGCTCCCTGCATCAGCAGCGCGCGCTGGCCGCTGCAGTCGATAAAAAAATCGCCCTCTATACAGCCGCCGTTTTCGGTGCGGATGGATTTGATGCTGCCGTCATCCGACTTGTGGACGCTTTCCACATGTGCGGATATGCGCTTTACACCCTGCCGTTGCGCATAGTCGGCGAGATATTCAGCCACCCGCGCCGCATCGAAGTGCAGGGCATAGCCCATGCGGGTGAGGTTGTTGGGCTTGCCGGGGTCCGGAATATAGAATTTCCCCGCCCTGGCCATGGCGGCGGAGGGCGAATAGTCGGTATATTCGCCGGCCGTTCCGTAAAAGTGGCTCTTCAGCCATTGTTGAAAGAAGGGTTGCCCGTCGATTCGGGCTCCTATGTTGCCGAAGGGATGCCAGTAGTGATGACCCGGCGTTTGCCAGTCGGTAAACCGGATGCCCAGTTTGAAGGTGGCGCTGGTTTTCCTGACAAAGTCCGGCTCGGAGATACCGAGAATCCTGATGAAGTCGACAAAGGACGGCACCGTGGCCTCACCCACGCCGACAGTGTCGATCTGCGGGGATTCCAACAGTGTAATACTCGCGCCGGTGTTGCGAAGCACGCGGCCGAGCAGCGCGGCGGTCATCCAGCCGGCGGTGCCGCCGCCGACGACGACGCAGGATTCGATTGGACGGTGCTCGCTGGAAATTGGTACTACTCCCGATTTATCAGCCATCGGCGCCCTATATTCGCTACAAAGTCGACAGAAACTCCTTCAGGAGCTCCACGGTAGCCTCCAACTGGTCATGGTGCAGGTTATGGCCGGCATTGTCGACGTGCACCAGCCTGCCTTTCTGCATTGCGCTGGCCGCTTTCTCGTGGGCCCCGCGCTGCTTCGGCGAGGCGTCGGCCTTGAGAATAAGCGCGGGGACCCGGATCTTGGTCAGTGATTCCCCGGTTCTCATTGTGCCCGACACCGCCTGCCACGCTTCACTGGTATAGGCACCATGATATTGCTTCTTCGAGAGTGCCCAATACCGGCAATCCACCGGGTCCCATTTTGGGGTGTTGTGGTGGCAAGTCGCCACCAGGTCTTCGAAGCTATAGTTATTCTGCGCCACCAGCGTTTCAGGAGCCCCGGACATGCTCACGGAAAGACGATCCGGTTGCGATGGTTCGCTTTTCCCGGCGTCACTTGTTTCATCTTTTGTGTCTTCACGCTCCGTGGAATCACGACTGCGGGGAGGCCAGGGCCCCAGCCACGGGTCCAGCATGACGATGGCTTTCGCCAGATCGGGGTACTCCCCACCCACCCGCATTACCGTGGCAGCGCCCATTGAGTGGCCCATAAGGATCGGTTTCTCGAAGTTCATCGCCTGCACGAACGCCACCACGTCTTTCACTAACGTATTAGCATCATCAACAGCGGTGAAAGGATCTGACAGACCATGCCCACGAGCATCAATCATATATACGTCATATGAGTCCTGCAGCTTCCACGTCAGGGTGGTCCAGCTAAGTCCAATATCCGTAATCCCATGAACCATCACGACTACCGGCTTTCCCGGCGCCGGTGCAGCTCGGTAGTAATGCATGCGAATACCGTTGGCGTATACATAGCCATCCGACCATCCGTCGGGAATCCCCGGGGGCTGGGCGGTAATTTCCATTGCAGGCAGCAGGGTAAGCACACATAAGATCAGCAAGCGCATGTGGATTTTCCCTCTCTTTTTTATCTTTTTAAAACTCAACTTAAAAAAGGCTCCAGGGGAGCCTCAAAAATCCAACAACAACGCAAGGAGAGACAGTCCGGCGGGGTCTCCATACCCGCGCTCAACAACTGCGAAACACTGGCGCGAGCAAGCTCAGAAGTTCGCCCGGATACCGAACTGATAGCGCGCCCCCGACATCTGCACCAGGCTGACGCGGTCGCGCTGCCCAAAATACTGCAACCTTGTTTCGTTGGTCACATTGATGGCTTCAAAGGCGGCGGTCAGATTGTCAGTCACATCGTAGGACAGGCTCAGGTCCAACTGGCCGTAGGCATCGGTATATTCCGGCTGTAGACCGTCGCCGGAGCGGCTGTTCATGAATTCATCCCGCCAGTTGTAGGCGATACGCGCCTGCAGGCGGTCCTTGTCGTAGAAGCCCACCAGGTTGTAGGAGTTTTTGGCAAAACCCTCCAGGACATTACCCGGCTCCGGCACCAGTGGCAGGTTGATCGGGGCCGCATCCTTGTCTTCGCTGTCCGCGTAGGTGTAGTTGGCCTGGATACCCAGGCCACTCCAGATGCCCGGCAGGTTGTCGAAGTAGTGCAGCACCCCCAGTTCAATACCTTGAACCTTGCCACCGGGACGATTTTCCTTGCGCTCCGACTGGAATATCACGGTTTGGCCATTGGCTGCATAGGCGTCGGCCAGGTCCTGGGCTATGGGGCCGTCCCAGGGACCCACGGTGGTGAGGGTCGAAATAAAGTCGGAAATGTCTTTGTAGAAATAGCCAACGGAGTAGGCCGAGCCGTTGTCGGCGTAGTGCTCAAAAGACAGGTCAAACTGGTTGACCCGGTAGGATTCCAGCAGGGGGTTGCTGCCGGCGATGGTCACCGTCGGATTCTCCAGCCCCGGACTCTCACTCAGGCTGGCGCGCTTATCGGCCAGAGACGGTTGGGTAATCGTCTTGGCGGCGGCGGCACGCAGGTAGTTGCCGTTGTTCAAATTCAGGCTGAAGTTGACGCTGGGCAGGAAGTATTCCTCGCTGGTCTCAAAGGTGAGGGACTTGGCGGAGGTAGTAGCCGCATTATGGACCTTTTCGGGCAGGTCCGAGGACTCTTCGTTCAGTGTCAACAGGTCGATGGTGGAAGCGGTGCCACTGGCCGCGTTTTCGATGGAGACATAGCGGCCGCCCAGGTTGCCCGACCAGGCGTAGTCGCCCAGCTCGCCTTCGAGATTCAATTGCACATAGGCCGCAACAGTGTCCTCTTCGTTGCCGTAGCTGCCGCCAGCACCCGGGTATACGGTATCCCAGCCGGCGTTGACGAGAGCCGCCCGCCAGTCATCACCGTTCGCCACCGCCTGCTCCAGATAGGCCTGGGTTGCCGCGCGGTAGGCTTCGTGGTCGGTAATCTGTACCCACTGGCGCGGGAAGTTGCCGCCTTCGCCGTCCATAAAGTTGCTGTCGCTCAGTTCCAGAACTTCCGCCGGCAGCACGCCGAGATTGGTATCGGGGTTCCAGGTACTGCCATCGCCGATCCACATGACGGCACCGCCACCACCCCAGTCTGCCCCCCCGGTTTCGGCATCAAACTCAGTACCAAATTCGTTGAATTCGATGGTGCGACCAGCATAGGCGGCCCCCGCCTTGACCGACTTGATCACGCCCACGTCAATCTCGTAGAGCGCATCCAGTTTGAGTTCCTTCACTTCGTCTTCGGACTCACTGGCCGCATAGCGCTGCCAGGCGGCGCGGACCTTGGAGATATCGGTCACGTCCAGGGAGCCGGTGGTGCTCAGGCTGGGGATATCGTTGCGGTAATCCAGAATGATTTCGCTGGGCTGGGCGACGCCGTTTTCGTCGAAGCGGGTGTAGTGCAGGGCCGTGGTGTTGTCGCCCTCGAAGGTCGATTCGGCCCTGGACCAGGAGGCGTCGACTTCCAGCGTCAGGTTGCCCCTGTTGAAAACACTGTTCCAGCCGTAGGCGGCGGTGGTGGACTCCTGCAGGCCATAGTCCACGTTCATTTCCACGTCCGTGTCGGCGATGGTGGCTTCCAGCAGGGTGCCGGAATCGCTGACCACGGCACGGGTATATTTACCCAGGTGCTGCATGGGCACCTGCAGGCCGGAACCCAGGAACTCCCGGTCGAGCTTGGTATAGAGGGCATCGAAGGTGGAAGAGAAATTCTCGCCCGGCTCCCACTGCAGGACGACGTTGCCGCCGGTGCGCTCGCGGTTCTCGTCCACCATATTGAAAATGGTGCGGCCGGGGCCGCGGCTGCCTTCGAGGCTGGTGGGGTTGCCGTCCTCGCCGAGGGTGTCATCGCCCATGGGCAGGCCGAAGCCGCCGGACGCGTACTGATGCCAGTGGCTGGTCCGGTAGTTGTCGATACGGCCGTCGGTCTCCTTGAAGGATACGCCCACCAGGACACCGAAGGTGTCGTCGGCAAAGGTATTGCTGACCACGCCCGCCGCTTCCGGGTTGGAATCCTCGGCCAAACCGTGATAATTGAGCTTGGTGGAGCCGGTGGCGTGGAAGCCGGCATTGTCCAGCGGGCGCGCGGTGCGCACATTGATGTAGGCGCCGATACTGCCGGCGGACAGATCGGCAGTGGGGGTTTTGATGACGTCGGCACCGCCGATCAACTCGGAAGGCAGTATCTGGAAATCGAAGCTGCGGCCTCCGTTAACAGTGGCCAGGGTGCGGTGGTTCAGTTTGACCACGTTGAACTCGGGGCCGAAGCTGCGCACACTTACCTGGGAGCCCTCGCCGTTTACACGGGAAATGGAAACACCGGCGATACGCTGCAGGGATTCCGCCACATTCTGGTCGGGGAATTTTCCGATATCTTCGGCGACGATGCTGTCCTGGATCTTGTTGGCATCGCGTTTCCGATCCGCCGCCCGGCTCAGGCTGGCGCGAATTCCCTCAACAACCACTTCTTCCATTAGCGGACTGACTTCGTCCTGAGCAACCACTCCTGCTCCATATATCGCGGTCATTGACGCCAATATCGCTTTTGAAAGCTCGTTTTTTTTAGGCATGGTCTTCTCTCTCTCCGGCTGGTTATATTATTTTTTACTTAACCACTTCACCGCTGTGCCAATACCTCGGCCTCCCTCTTTGGCTAGGTACCAGCCATCAGATATAACTTGTCTGATAAATCCGACATTACACAAATGAATTGTGAAGGTAAACTCCGTTCGTCTCATCGATACTCGGAAGTCGTTGAAGCGCGCGACAACTCTCTTGAAAAACTCGCCGCAATCGTCAAAAATTCCGTCTGTTTTATATGATAAATATAATTTTTTAGTTCTACCCCTCGTTACGGCGAGAGGCAGATAAAGAATAATAAGAGACGGTTAAGAGCGACGAGAGAGAAACCAGGCCGCGGTCTCCACAAGAGGATGGCCGCCCGGTATTCGCATTTCTCAGCCCTGCGCGGCAACTGATTTCTGTTACAAATCGTCGTACGTATTTCCCGTCCTGTTTTCCTATTTTTTCCTCGTACCACAAAAGGCACTGCCGAATGTTGCCGAGCGCGCAAACACAGCTGTTTGTGCAGAGTATTCCTGGCGGGTCATTTAAACCGGTGGTTGCTTCACACAAAAACCTACTATCGAGGAACAACAATGACTGACGATATAAGACACAGATTCGCGCAGAGCGGTGAGTTGGCAAGAACCCTGATACTTTTTTCCATCTTGCTGGCTTTCTCGCCCTTCTCCTTTTCACAAAACCTGTTGACCAATCCCGGCTTCGAAAGCGGTACCAGCGGTTGGACCCTGGGCGGGGACGCGTCGGCCCAGTTTACCGAGTCCAGCGGGCGCAGTGGCAACCGCTTAACCCACTGGTCGTCGAGCTCTTCTTACACGGCCGAAACTAAACAAACTGTAACCGGGCTGGCGGCGGGAACCTACCGCCTGTCGGCCTACACCGTCGGCGGCGAGACCGCCGGAGCCTGGCTCTGGGCCTACTGCGACGGCCAAAATTTCTCAACCCCCATTCCCTCCAGTCCCTGGGGCAGTTGGGCCCAGGTTGTCGTTGACAATATCCCGGTGAGCGGCGGCAGTTGCGAACTGGGAATAACGACCGAAAACAGCGAGTGGAGCAGCTTCGACGATGTGGTTTTTGAATGGGTGTCCGGCGGTGGCCCCGGCGAGCTTGTGATCGAGGAAGGCACTGGCTTCTGTGACGTGGACGGCTCGGTCGACAGCAACCACTCAGACTACAACGGCAGCGGTTTTGCCAACACCGACAACGCCGCGGGCAACGGCGTCGAGTGGCGTGTCCAAGTGCCCGCGAGCGGGAGCTATGAGCTGGAATGGCGCTACGCCAACGCCTCGGACAACAACCGTGCGGGGAGTGTTGTAGTCAATGGCAACACAGTGGCCACAGTGGACTTCCCCTCCACCGGCACCTGGGAGACCTGGGCGATGGCGACTGCGACCATTTCTCTGGATGCCGGCGAGAACACAATCCGCCTGGAGGCTGTTTCCGGCGAAGGGCTGGGCAATATCGATTCGTTAAGCGTGACCGGCGACAACCCGCAGGCGGTCGACTGCGGCGGTTCCCCTCCCGGTGGTGTCTTCAAGCCCGATTACATCCTGGGTGCCGCTATCACATGGACCCTGGAACATGAATCGATTGGCCGTAGCTACAGCGATCAGGGTCAAACCAAATCCATTGAGCGTATTCTGGTGGACCACGGTTTCAACTTTGCTCGCCTGCGCACCTTTGTTTGCCCGGAATGCCCGGGAGGCTATCTGGATAACCTTTATTCCGGTGCCGGTCCCACGGAAAACTGGGGCGATACCGCGCACACCATTGAATTGGCGCAGCGGGTTAAAGCCTGCGGCATGGGTGTTTTTCTCGATTTCATGCTGAGCGACACCTGGGCATCCATCGGTAAACAGTACAGACCGTCCCAGTGGCAGGGAATGAGCGACGCGCAAATACGGGCGGCCTCCTACAACCACGCCAAAGACGTACTTGATCAGATGGTGGCGGCGGGCGTGAAACCGGATATGGTTCAATGCGGTAACGAAAACAATACTCATGTGTCGGGTTATTCCTATAACGACTGGGCTGGCTTCTCGGGTGTGATTAACTCCTGTATCCGGGCGGTGCGAGAGACCGATCCCGAGATCACCGTTGTGGCGCATCATGGCCGGCCGCGCCCGGACGGAGACTTCCCTTTCTGGGTGGACAGAGTGTTTGGCAGCAATCCGCCGATCGATGCGGACGTGGTGTGCGGCTCGACTTACGGAACCACCAACAACGGCGGAGACTGGTGGGATATGTTCAACTACGTCATCGACACCACGGGTAAGCCCGTGATGAGCTGCGAGTACACCGACGGTCGCCGTGATCTGGTCAACAACACCTTCCTGAGCCTGCCGAACGACATGGGTGTGGGTACCTTTATCTGGGAGCCAGCGGGGTATGGCGATCAGAGGCCGTTCAACTACAGCAACGGCGTGTATTACACCAACTCGTCCATGGATGAGTATGCGCGCATTGCCCGAGAGGCAGGCCTTCCCGTGCCCTCGACACCCGCGTCGCAGCTCCAGGGCACTTCCTGTCAATAATCTGAAACCTGTGAGATGCAGTTGAGCCCGCGTAAGCGGGCTCACTCGTTACCCGAACTGATCGGCATTCGAAATTTATGACCTACTACCGGTCGGAAGGAAAGGATACCCCTCTCCCGGGACACGCTGTGAATACTGTAGCTTGTTCGCAAAGTCCCTCTCGCAGACAGTCCCAGAAGGGCGCCCCCGGCCCAGGACCTCGAACTCCAAAACTTGAGCTAGTCACCAAACGTCACCCGGGTGCGATATTCGGGCTGCGCCACCGGGTCCTCTATTCTGAGCAGTGGCAACCCGCTTTCCGCAAGTTCGGTTTGCACTGATGCCGGAAGGTCGTCAAGATAGGTTGCGCCGGGCGAGAGCGGGTGAAACACGAACACCAGATCCTCCCTAGCCAGCCGGTCCGCGAATTTGCGCAGCCCTATATCCCAGGGTTGGCCAAAATAGAAATGATCGGCCACCAGCTCACCGCCGAGGAACGCCGCCACCCGGTCGCCGACGTAAGGCAGGCGCAGCCAGAGATCGTCTGCCCGCTGTTTGTCACCGGATGCGCTTACCACCAGGCGCCGCGAGCCGACGCGCCGCACCGTCACGGCCGGCTGCAACTTGTCGAACTCCACGCGCCAGGCCGACATTCCCCCCTCCCCGGCCTGCTGCGGCTCAACCGTGCCACGACTCACCCGCAGCTCCGATACCGCGGTCTCGGGGTAGGCCTGCAGATCGATCGACGGCCGGCCGATCGAGCGCAGTTCGAGTCCTTCCGGCGCAGGAAAGCCATCCGCATCGGCAAACACCAGCCGCTTTCCGTCAGCGTGAACGAGCGTAAGGGCGAATTTCCGCGGCACGACCAGGAAGTGCCGGTCGCCGCTGCGGAAACGAAACGGGTTCTCCTCGCCGCCGGCAACGACCGTGATGCCGTCGCCCCGGCTCGCCACACTGTCGTCATCGGTGTCAAACCTGTGCTCGCCCGCGAACACGAGTTCGGGCTTCATGCCCTCGACCGTGGTGAAGATGTAGTGGGTTTCGCTCCCGCGGCGCAACGCCGTCAGCGGCTGCGCCGTCGCCGTGCGCAGGGTCAGGCCGCCCAGGTCGAGGTTGAACGGCAGGATTCCACTGGCATCGCGGCGCAGGCCGAAGCTGCCCTCGCGGGGGAAGGTGATGAGACCATCCTCCCCGTTTTGCAATTCCAGCCGCAGGCCGGTGAGGTCGTGGTTCTCGACGTGATCCTGGAAATTATGCAGGAAAACGAAGCCGCTGCGCCCATCCGTACGCGCCGCCCAGCGCAGCGTATCGACGTCGTCGGGTGCGATGGCGGCATTGGTCTCGGGCAGGATCGGCGGCATGGGTGCGAGGCGATCGCCCCAGTTCGCCAGCAGCAGGTGGAGCAGCTTCAGTTCGCGGTGATGCCGGCGCATCTCGCCGAACTCGCCGATCGGCGCCTGGTAGTCGTAGTTGATGCGCGGCAGGCCGCCGGCCTGTTCGTTGAAGAAATGGCCGTCGATCACCGGGGTCGAGCCGCCGTGATACATGTAGTAGCCGATGCCGTTGGCGCCGCTGCCCAGGGTGCGCACGATAAGCGGCGCCAGGCTCTCCGGCCGCACTGTGGTGCGCCGCCCGTAGGTCAGCGAGATCCCCGCGCCCAGCTCCGCCGGGATGGACGGATAGAGCGCCGCATCGTAGCTGATCGGCGGGTAGTCGGGATTCAGCCGGATGTCCTTGAATAAATAAAAATCGGACGGCTCGGGCGGTGCCCAGAAGGGATAGGCATAGCCGGCGGTCACCGGAATGCTGCCACCGGTGACGATGGCGGCGTTGCCCCATCCGGTCGCGGTGTAGATGGGCACGTCGATGCCATGTGCGCGGGCCAGTCGCTTGAGCGTCGCCATATGGTCGCGCCCTTCGTCGGCGAACTTGTTTTCCGGTCCGCCCGCCGTAATCTGGATGTGGGTGACGTCGACGTCGCGGTCGGCCACCGTCAGCTCCCGCGGAGCGCCGGGGTAGGTCCACTCCCAGGGCGCTGCGCTGTGCTGGTATTCATTTTCCAACTGCACACCGATCACCGGCCCACCGTCCTTGAACAGCAGCCCGCGCATCTGCTGCGCGATCTCGCCGTAGAGCCGGTCCGCGTAGAAGAGGTAGCCAGGATCGTTGGAGCGGATCTCCAGCGGGCGGCCGTAGATCCAGTCGGGGATGCCGCCGTTGCGCACCTCGCCATGGCTGAACGGCCCCATCCGCACTATGGCCCGCACGCCGTTGGCCGCGCACAGCTCCAGGAACCGGCGCAGGTTGCGACCGCCACTCCAGTCGAACTCGCCCTCGGTGCGTTCGTGCATGTTCCAGAACACATAGGTCGCGATCAGGTTGATGCCACCCGCCTTCATCTTGCGAATCGCCTCGTCCCAATACTCCGCCGGGTAGCGCGCAAAATGGATTTCGCCAACAACCGGAATCCAGGGCCGGCCATTGAACTCGATGTACTGGTTGTTCACCGTCACGCGCTCCCCAGTGAGGCTTTCGCCGCCCAGATCGAGGTGCCCCCGCCGCACCGGCGGCAATGGCTGGTCGAGATCCAGCGAATAGGTTTGCCGGGCCATCGCTTGAGGGGATACCATAACGGCGCTTATTAATCCGGCAATCAAATAGATCATCCTTGATCTATTTGATTGTCTCCCTTGAAATACTGGCGGATGGCCGCCCCGCGCAATTGCGCGGAATTGCTTGTATTTCAAGGGCTCGCACCGGCCTTCGGCCGGCGGCGGCACATCCCTGTGTCGCATTAACCCGGCAAACCTATTTGTTTGCCGGGTTAATAGCAAAAAAAGCCAGATTGCAGTTTTCATCGGAAACTCCATACGATTAACAGGGTTGCGGCACCACCACGCCGCCGGCCAGTTTCAGGCCCGGCGTGCTGCGGACCTCGAGGTCCTCACACACGGGCAGGACGCGAGGCGTCTTCAGCGGCCGGACGAAGGTGATGAAGCCCATTGCGAACACGACGAGCTGAAAGGTCAATGCGACTTGGAGGAGAAAGTGCACGTTGGGAGCGAATTGCTGGAACAGGCCGTACAGCGCCGGCCCCGCCACCAGCGCCACGACCCCCGCAGCGGGCGGCGCCGTTGGCACCAGCAGACCGAACACGAAGGCTGCCACCACCCCCGGGCAGATATAGCCCTGGAACTGCTGGATAAATTGAAACACCCCGCCGAAACGCGGGTCCGCCAGCTGAGGCGCCAGCAGGCCGCCGTCCCGCGCGCGGGCGGCATAGTCGACCCCATAGTAGCTTCCCCCGCAGAGCGGAAAAGCGCTCATCGCCCGCTTCGCGTGATCCGCCATGTAGACCACGTCGGGGGGGAAGAAGGACTGGTACTGCTCGTGGGCCTCCAAGCCGGCGTTGGCCCACCAAAGAAAAGTCTGCACGTCGTCGGTGCGGTTGTAGACGCGCGCCCGCAGTTCCACGCGGGCGACGCCCGGCTGCAATCGAACTCCGTGCATGCC carries:
- a CDS encoding TonB-dependent receptor produces the protein MVAQDEVSPLMEEVVVEGIRASLSRAADRKRDANKIQDSIVAEDIGKFPDQNVAESLQRIAGVSISRVNGEGSQVSVRSFGPEFNVVKLNHRTLATVNGGRSFDFQILPSELIGGADVIKTPTADLSAGSIGAYINVRTARPLDNAGFHATGSTKLNYHGLAEDSNPEAAGVVSNTFADDTFGVLVGVSFKETDGRIDNYRTSHWHQYASGGFGLPMGDDTLGEDGNPTSLEGSRGPGRTIFNMVDENRERTGGNVVLQWEPGENFSSTFDALYTKLDREFLGSGLQVPMQHLGKYTRAVVSDSGTLLEATIADTDVEMNVDYGLQESTTAAYGWNSVFNRGNLTLEVDASWSRAESTFEGDNTTALHYTRFDENGVAQPSEIILDYRNDIPSLSTTGSLDVTDISKVRAAWQRYAASESEDEVKELKLDALYEIDVGVIKSVKAGAAYAGRTIEFNEFGTEFDAETGGADWGGGGAVMWIGDGSTWNPDTNLGVLPAEVLELSDSNFMDGEGGNFPRQWVQITDHEAYRAATQAYLEQAVANGDDWRAALVNAGWDTVYPGAGGSYGNEEDTVAAYVQLNLEGELGDYAWSGNLGGRYVSIENAASGTASTIDLLTLNEESSDLPEKVHNAATTSAKSLTFETSEEYFLPSVNFSLNLNNGNYLRAAAAKTITQPSLADKRASLSESPGLENPTVTIAGSNPLLESYRVNQFDLSFEHYADNGSAYSVGYFYKDISDFISTLTTVGPWDGPIAQDLADAYAANGQTVIFQSERKENRPGGKVQGIELGVLHYFDNLPGIWSGLGIQANYTYADSEDKDAAPINLPLVPEPGNVLEGFAKNSYNLVGFYDKDRLQARIAYNWRDEFMNSRSGDGLQPEYTDAYGQLDLSLSYDVTDNLTAAFEAINVTNETRLQYFGQRDRVSLVQMSGARYQFGIRANF
- a CDS encoding glycosyl hydrolase 53 family protein, whose product is MINRIFSKWVYITVAVVFVLELSGNPAWAADSEYAIGADLSFLKSAEDRGVGFKDGGAVKPGLEIFRDHGFNWVRLRLFHSPDRLPNDLEYTISLAKAAKQLGYKFLLNYHYSDTWADPQQQFIPAAWEGQSHGELVDSVRAYTRETMQAFREAGAWPDMVQPGNEVIDGMMWPDGQLSQEGGWDRFADLVRAAIEGVEAATTDDVEPPLIMIHIDRGGDMERTKWFFDKFHSYGIDYDVIGQSYYPWWHGTLAELRANFAFMVEAYDKDIVLVEAAYHWRESGEWEDAARADAMEYPQTPEGQMRYWLDVDAAVRAIPGGRGKGVMWWEPAVGNRRGIGSRGMFDEDGNALPAVGAIQTRQREAAPR
- a CDS encoding tryptophan 7-halogenase — protein: MADKSGVVPISSEHRPIESCVVVGGGTAGWMTAALLGRVLRNTGASITLLESPQIDTVGVGEATVPSFVDFIRILGISEPDFVRKTSATFKLGIRFTDWQTPGHHYWHPFGNIGARIDGQPFFQQWLKSHFYGTAGEYTDYSPSAAMARAGKFYIPDPGKPNNLTRMGYALHFDAARVAEYLADYAQRQGVKRISAHVESVHKSDDGSIKSIRTENGGCIEGDFFIDCSGQRALLMQGALQVGYRDWRDYLPVNGAAVLQSENGDDLPPYTEAIAEKCGWRWRIPLQSRTGNGYVFCDEYCSQDEAAALLLKKITGKPLGDPRLLHFRTGRREKMWHKNCVAVGLSSGFLEPLESTSIYLIMRAALNLVKLLPGRDHCQATEDEYNRLMDIEYENIRDFIVMHYCTSRRDDSLFWQGWRHRPIPESLQTKLSLYKSRGQLVHNDLDLFASDSWHAVLTGMGVYPRDYSAVVDASDFDKVDKLLKDIDNSLSHSVGQLLSHREYLQRLISHC
- a CDS encoding alpha/beta hydrolase, giving the protein MRLLILCVLTLLPAMEITAQPPGIPDGWSDGYVYANGIRMHYYRAAPAPGKPVVVMVHGITDIGLSWTTLTWKLQDSYDVYMIDARGHGLSDPFTAVDDANTLVKDVVAFVQAMNFEKPILMGHSMGAATVMRVGGEYPDLAKAIVMLDPWLGPWPPRSRDSTEREDTKDETSDAGKSEPSQPDRLSVSMSGAPETLVAQNNYSFEDLVATCHHNTPKWDPVDCRYWALSKKQYHGAYTSEAWQAVSGTMRTGESLTKIRVPALILKADASPKQRGAHEKAASAMQKGRLVHVDNAGHNLHHDQLEATVELLKEFLSTL